In Methylobacterium aquaticum, the following are encoded in one genomic region:
- a CDS encoding PIN domain-containing protein, protein MLVVDTNIVLSAALGRRSISIFDALADRRLVATSARVAEEVRRVLVSVPDLPPGAPVRAEVILAGIDIIDASYYSDRLESAACVLSDAVASRNGSTSDAHVLACAWLLDADIWSHDRDFAGTGWPSWSNANLLRALDGP, encoded by the coding sequence ATGTTGGTCGTCGATACCAACATCGTCCTGAGCGCTGCCTTGGGGCGTCGTTCCATATCGATCTTCGATGCGCTTGCCGATCGACGGCTCGTGGCGACATCCGCCCGCGTTGCGGAGGAGGTCCGGCGGGTCCTGGTCAGCGTTCCTGATCTCCCGCCGGGAGCACCTGTGCGCGCCGAGGTGATCCTGGCCGGCATCGATATCATCGACGCTTCGTATTATTCCGACCGCCTCGAGAGTGCTGCCTGCGTCCTCTCCGACGCCGTCGCCTCCCGCAACGGCTCGACGAGCGACGCGCACGTCCTCGCCTGCGCCTGGCTGCTGGATGCCGACATCTGGAGCCACGACCGCGACTTTGCCGGGACCGGCTGGCCGTCCTGGTCGAACGCCAATCTGCTCCGGGCCCTCGACGGCCCCTGA